One window of the Peptacetobacter hiranonis genome contains the following:
- a CDS encoding ClC family H(+)/Cl(-) exchange transporter has translation MDGKGLKISDIFQRTRSIKNRLILDSLMVGIITGVVIVVYRILASKLAVFFNYLYGYADKNILMIPAVFILLAASAFVVAEFVKKEPMISGSGIPQLEGILSRKLSINRMKVLFYKFVGGVICLGAGLSVGREGPSVQMGGCIGEEFSKKGKKPDYEEVYLTTCGASAGLSAAFNAPMSGVMFALEEAHKNFSPMILLSAMIASLTADCVAKQFFGIIPSLKFNQLNIMPIKYYWVLIILGIAVGISGVIFNSGILKTQKMFKESKLNRYVKIMIPFFVTGIIGMISPILTGGGHELIMELQSTDFMLMTLVVFLVVKFIFTFVCFGSGVPGGIFFPLLVLGALVGNIVGLISIRYLGIPSIYIMNFVVLAMAGHFAAIVKAPITGIILISEMTGSLAHLLPLAIVSVVAQLTADVLKGEPIYESLLDRLLAREHSANEYKGASKQKTLLEVSIDMDCMADGKKIKEIKWPETSLIVAVNRGEKEIIPKGDLTLIHGDLITVMTSQDNSPYVLEELKTISTLTVVNE, from the coding sequence ATGGACGGAAAAGGATTGAAGATATCTGATATATTTCAGAGAACGAGAAGCATAAAAAATAGGCTTATTTTGGATTCACTTATGGTCGGAATAATAACAGGTGTTGTTATAGTTGTTTATAGAATATTAGCATCAAAATTAGCTGTATTTTTTAATTATCTTTATGGATATGCGGATAAAAATATACTTATGATACCAGCGGTATTTATATTACTTGCGGCATCGGCTTTTGTAGTTGCAGAATTTGTAAAGAAAGAGCCTATGATTTCAGGAAGTGGTATACCACAGTTAGAGGGAATACTTTCAAGAAAATTAAGCATAAACCGGATGAAGGTATTATTTTATAAGTTTGTAGGGGGAGTAATCTGCTTAGGAGCAGGTCTTTCTGTGGGGAGAGAGGGTCCTTCTGTTCAGATGGGTGGATGTATAGGTGAAGAATTCTCTAAAAAAGGGAAGAAACCAGACTATGAAGAAGTGTATCTAACGACTTGTGGTGCTAGTGCAGGTCTTTCAGCAGCATTTAATGCACCTATGTCTGGTGTTATGTTTGCACTTGAGGAAGCACATAAAAACTTTTCTCCAATGATTTTATTATCAGCCATGATTGCATCACTTACTGCAGACTGCGTTGCAAAACAGTTCTTTGGAATAATACCATCTTTAAAATTTAATCAGTTAAATATAATGCCTATAAAATATTACTGGGTACTTATAATTTTAGGAATTGCAGTAGGTATAAGCGGGGTAATATTTAACAGTGGAATATTAAAAACTCAGAAAATGTTCAAAGAAAGTAAATTAAATAGATATGTAAAGATAATGATACCTTTCTTTGTTACAGGTATTATAGGTATGATTTCTCCAATACTTACAGGTGGCGGACATGAGCTTATAATGGAGCTTCAGAGCACAGATTTTATGCTTATGACATTAGTTGTATTTTTAGTGGTTAAATTTATTTTTACATTTGTATGTTTTGGTTCAGGAGTGCCAGGAGGGATATTCTTCCCACTTTTAGTACTTGGTGCACTTGTAGGAAATATAGTTGGACTTATATCAATAAGATATCTTGGAATACCTAGTATATATATAATGAACTTTGTCGTACTAGCTATGGCAGGACATTTTGCTGCAATAGTAAAGGCACCAATAACAGGTATAATACTAATTTCTGAAATGACAGGATCTCTTGCTCATCTATTACCACTTGCAATAGTTAGTGTAGTTGCGCAGTTGACAGCAGATGTATTAAAAGGAGAGCCTATATATGAAAGCCTACTTGATAGACTTCTTGCTAGAGAACACAGTGCAAACGAATATAAAGGTGCGTCTAAACAGAAAACATTGCTTGAAGTTTCAATAGATATGGATTGTATGGCAGATGGTAAAAAGATAAAAGAGATAAAATGGCCGGAAACATCTTTAATAGTTGCTGTAAATAGGGGAGAAAAGGAAATAATTCCAAAAGGTGATTTAACGCTTATACATGGCGATTTAATAACTGTAATGACTTCTCAAGATAATTCGCCATATGTACTGGAAGAGTTAAAAACAATATCTACATTGACTGTTGTCAATGAATAG
- a CDS encoding TVP38/TMEM64 family protein gives MTKENKKKLITRVGAVLLVFAIYFFVTPVKTFVNQMVFYLSSLDLESIKQYILSFGIWAPIISFLLMLLQSVAAPLPAFLITFANAALFGWVWGAILSWSSAMAGAALCFFIAKFLGRDVVEKLTSKMAISSIDEFFDKYGKYTILVCRLLPFMSFDIVSYAAGLTSMKFMPFFIATGIGQLPATIVYSYVGGMLTGGAKLFVTGLMILFALTVAIYMFKKIYNDKKNKSNA, from the coding sequence ATGACTAAAGAAAATAAGAAAAAATTAATCACAAGAGTAGGTGCGGTATTATTAGTATTTGCAATCTACTTTTTTGTAACACCGGTAAAAACATTTGTAAATCAGATGGTATTTTACTTATCTAGCTTAGATCTAGAATCTATAAAACAATACATACTTTCATTTGGAATTTGGGCTCCAATAATATCATTCTTATTGATGTTACTTCAGTCAGTAGCAGCACCACTTCCAGCATTCTTAATAACATTTGCAAATGCAGCGTTATTTGGATGGGTATGGGGAGCTATACTATCTTGGTCAAGTGCTATGGCAGGTGCAGCGTTATGTTTCTTTATAGCTAAATTCTTAGGAAGAGATGTTGTTGAAAAACTTACTAGTAAAATGGCTATAAGTAGTATAGACGAATTCTTTGACAAATATGGAAAATACACAATACTAGTTTGTAGATTACTTCCATTTATGTCATTTGATATAGTAAGTTATGCAGCGGGTCTTACTTCAATGAAATTTATGCCATTCTTTATAGCTACAGGTATAGGACAGCTACCAGCTACAATAGTTTACTCTTATGTAGGTGGAATGCTTACTGGTGGAGCAAAATTATTTGTAACAGGATTAATGATATTATTTGCATTAACAGTTGCTATATATATGTTCAAGAAAATATATAACGATAAAAAAAATAAATCAAATGCATAA
- the saoL gene encoding MerB-like organometallic lyase SaoL codes for MNKYEKYRCLTDEQKAIRISIMDCIIDNGGSVNIELAKKWVKEHMESSEETIDATFKQFIDTNVMVVIDDEITFIFPVSGKPTNHRITLEDGRSFCAMCAIDSIGTSYTFKQPVTINSMCAATGKEIELKVDNGKVLYTNNPGMYIIHVDLLKNTDWANACUNIMNFFWTKNDLEAWLKAAGKENDPDVYAYNLDEAIEESYYTFEV; via the coding sequence TTGAATAAATATGAAAAATATAGATGTCTTACTGATGAACAGAAGGCAATAAGAATATCTATAATGGATTGTATAATAGATAATGGTGGTTCTGTAAATATAGAACTTGCAAAAAAATGGGTTAAAGAACATATGGAAAGTAGTGAAGAAACTATAGATGCTACTTTTAAACAGTTTATAGATACAAATGTAATGGTTGTTATAGATGATGAAATAACATTTATATTCCCAGTATCTGGAAAACCAACAAATCATAGAATAACACTTGAAGATGGAAGAAGCTTTTGCGCTATGTGTGCGATAGACTCTATAGGTACAAGCTATACATTCAAACAACCAGTAACAATAAATTCTATGTGTGCTGCAACAGGAAAAGAAATAGAATTAAAAGTTGATAATGGAAAAGTATTGTATACAAACAATCCAGGAATGTATATAATACATGTAGACCTTTTAAAGAATACTGATTGGGCAAATGCTTGTTGAAACATAATGAACTTCTTCTGGACGAAGAATGATTTAGAAGCATGGCTTAAAGCAGCGGGAAAAGAAAATGACCCAGATGTATATGCATACAATTTAGATGAGGCTATAGAAGAATCATATTATACATTTGAGGTATAA
- a CDS encoding bifunctional 5,10-methylenetetrahydrofolate dehydrogenase/5,10-methenyltetrahydrofolate cyclohydrolase, with amino-acid sequence METNVIKGKPVADKITENLIDEVESLKNKGINPNLAIVRVGENPDDMSYERGAMNRCAKIGIDVKNIILKSDVSEEDYINAIEDLNNDKSINGILCLRPLPKHIDENRVKYAIDAEKDVDCFNPINSAKLFEGDTGGYAPCTPEAVMKILKHYNVELSGKRAVVLGRSLIVGKPVSMMLMGENATVTVCHSKTENLSDEAKKADVLIAAIGRAKMVDNSYVKEGATVIDVGINVDECGNLCGDVDTESVLGIASMVTPVPAGVGSVTTSVLAEHVIRACKKQNNI; translated from the coding sequence ATGGAAACTAATGTAATAAAAGGAAAACCAGTTGCCGACAAAATAACTGAAAACCTAATAGATGAAGTTGAAAGTCTAAAGAATAAAGGAATAAATCCTAATCTTGCTATAGTTAGAGTAGGAGAAAATCCAGATGATATGTCCTATGAAAGAGGTGCTATGAATAGATGCGCTAAGATAGGAATAGATGTTAAGAATATTATTCTAAAATCAGATGTATCTGAAGAAGATTATATAAATGCTATAGAAGATTTAAACAATGATAAATCTATAAACGGTATACTTTGTTTAAGACCACTTCCTAAGCATATAGATGAAAATAGAGTAAAATATGCTATAGACGCTGAAAAAGATGTGGATTGTTTCAATCCTATAAATTCAGCTAAACTTTTTGAAGGAGATACTGGTGGATATGCTCCATGTACTCCTGAAGCAGTTATGAAGATTTTAAAACATTATAATGTGGAATTATCAGGCAAAAGAGCTGTTGTTTTAGGGAGATCTTTAATAGTTGGTAAGCCAGTATCTATGATGCTTATGGGAGAAAATGCAACTGTTACAGTGTGTCATTCTAAGACAGAAAATTTATCAGATGAGGCTAAAAAAGCCGATGTACTTATTGCAGCTATAGGTAGAGCAAAAATGGTGGATAACTCTTATGTAAAAGAAGGAGCAACAGTTATAGATGTAGGTATAAACGTAGATGAATGTGGAAATCTATGTGGAGATGTGGATACTGAGTCTGTTTTAGGAATTGCTAGTATGGTTACTCCAGTTCCAGCTGGTGTAGGATCTGTCACTACATCTGTACTTGCTGAACATGTTATAAGAGCTTGTAAAAAACAAAATAATATTTAA
- a CDS encoding methylenetetrahydrofolate reductase: MGRLKDSLESGKFTVTCEIAPPKGTDISHIMECIEVLKGKVDAVNVTDFQSAVVRSTSLVTCKILKDNGIEPILQMTGRDRNRIAIQGELLSAGIFGIENLFAITGDHTSKGDHPQAKNVFDLDSINILKAAEYISFGRDMNHNELNGHPKFYMGAAVSPGFVPIEIQIIKMIKKIAAGAKFFQTQAVFDIETVREFRKRTKNFECKVLIGVIPLKSPGMARFLNRNIPGVDVPENIIERMESVGKENYKEEGMKIAAEFIKQLKEEKLCDGVHIMSVGAEKNIPKILEMAGIEI; the protein is encoded by the coding sequence ATGGGTAGATTAAAAGACTCGCTAGAAAGTGGGAAATTTACTGTGACATGTGAAATAGCACCTCCAAAAGGAACTGATATTTCTCATATTATGGAATGTATAGAAGTATTAAAGGGAAAAGTAGATGCTGTAAATGTGACAGATTTTCAATCTGCTGTTGTACGCTCGACATCACTTGTAACTTGTAAGATATTAAAAGATAATGGAATAGAGCCGATTTTACAGATGACAGGTAGGGATAGAAATAGAATTGCAATACAAGGAGAGCTTTTATCAGCAGGAATTTTTGGGATAGAAAATTTATTTGCTATAACGGGAGACCATACAAGCAAGGGAGATCATCCTCAAGCAAAAAATGTATTCGACCTAGATAGTATAAATATATTAAAGGCTGCTGAATATATTTCATTTGGAAGAGATATGAACCACAATGAATTAAATGGGCATCCAAAATTTTATATGGGAGCTGCTGTATCTCCTGGATTTGTTCCTATAGAAATTCAAATTATAAAAATGATAAAGAAAATAGCAGCAGGAGCAAAATTTTTCCAAACACAGGCTGTTTTTGATATAGAAACTGTTAGAGAATTTAGAAAAAGAACTAAAAATTTTGAATGTAAGGTTTTAATAGGTGTTATTCCATTAAAATCACCTGGAATGGCTAGATTTTTAAATAGAAATATTCCTGGTGTGGATGTTCCAGAAAATATAATAGAAAGAATGGAATCTGTTGGAAAAGAAAATTATAAAGAAGAAGGAATGAAAATAGCAGCAGAATTTATTAAGCAATTAAAAGAAGAAAAATTATGCGATGGCGTTCACATAATGTCTGTAGGAGCTGAAAAAAATATTCCTAAAATTTTAGAAATGGCTGGAATTGAAATATAA
- a CDS encoding methylenetetrahydrofolate reductase C-terminal domain-containing protein, whose amino-acid sequence MIISGNKPFDEIKEFLKDDKTVFIIGCGKCATVCKSGGEEQVQAMKQLLEREGKVITGTTILDPACTLSKTKRDLEEFMDIIQDTDSILSMACGDGTQTIAKVMEYKPVYPANDTLFIGEVQMLGRYEEACRACGDCQLAWTGGICPVTSCSKGLLNGACGGADKDGRCEVNPEYSCAWVKIYKRLERLNQLENLLKVRDERDYSKLNRKRDITMKELNDRRKR is encoded by the coding sequence ATGATTATTTCGGGAAATAAACCATTTGATGAGATAAAAGAGTTTTTAAAAGATGATAAGACTGTATTTATAATCGGATGTGGAAAATGTGCGACAGTTTGTAAAAGTGGTGGAGAGGAGCAAGTTCAGGCTATGAAGCAGCTTCTCGAGCGGGAAGGTAAAGTAATAACAGGAACTACAATTTTAGATCCAGCATGCACACTTTCAAAAACTAAAAGAGATTTAGAGGAATTTATGGATATCATTCAAGACACAGACTCTATTTTATCTATGGCCTGTGGCGATGGAACGCAGACTATAGCAAAAGTTATGGAGTATAAGCCAGTTTATCCAGCAAATGACACACTGTTTATTGGTGAGGTTCAGATGTTGGGTAGATATGAAGAGGCATGTAGAGCATGTGGAGATTGTCAGCTCGCTTGGACAGGAGGAATTTGTCCAGTAACATCTTGTTCTAAAGGATTGTTAAATGGAGCATGTGGAGGGGCTGATAAAGATGGAAGATGTGAGGTAAATCCAGAATATAGCTGTGCATGGGTAAAAATATATAAAAGACTAGAAAGATTAAACCAACTTGAAAATCTATTAAAAGTCAGAGATGAAAGAGATTACTCAAAATTAAATAGAAAACGAGATATAACTATGAAGGAATTGAATGATAGGAGGAAACGCTAA
- the saoA gene encoding ABC transporter ATP-binding protein SaoA, whose translation MELRVENINKTFINDKVENKVLENISLKVNEGEFVSLLGPSGCGKTTLLTIIGGFQHAESGKIFVDGKEVSKPGIDRAFVFQNYALFPWKTIKENIIFPMKRQKMHKDEIEKRLQELLELSDLQGKEKMYPHQLSGGMKQRVAVMRALACNPKVLLMDEPLGAIDFRMRQNLQEELEKIWMKNKITAVMVTHDVDEAVYMSDRVVVMSRNKGEIIKDLKIDMERPRDRKDEKYINYKEELTAILSECYGDKEE comes from the coding sequence ATGGAATTAAGAGTAGAAAATATAAATAAAACATTTATAAATGATAAAGTAGAAAATAAAGTATTAGAAAATATAAGTTTAAAAGTGAATGAAGGTGAATTTGTTTCACTATTAGGTCCATCAGGATGTGGTAAAACTACTCTATTAACTATAATAGGTGGTTTTCAACATGCAGAATCTGGAAAGATATTTGTAGATGGAAAAGAAGTAAGTAAGCCAGGAATAGATAGAGCATTTGTGTTCCAAAACTATGCTTTATTCCCGTGGAAAACAATAAAAGAAAATATAATTTTCCCTATGAAAAGACAGAAGATGCATAAAGATGAAATAGAGAAAAGACTTCAGGAGCTTTTAGAATTATCTGATTTACAGGGAAAAGAGAAAATGTATCCGCACCAGCTATCTGGAGGTATGAAACAGAGAGTTGCTGTAATGAGGGCACTTGCTTGTAATCCAAAAGTACTTCTAATGGATGAACCTTTAGGGGCAATAGACTTTAGAATGAGACAGAATTTACAAGAAGAACTTGAAAAGATATGGATGAAAAATAAAATAACAGCTGTAATGGTAACTCATGATGTAGATGAAGCTGTATATATGAGTGATAGAGTTGTAGTTATGTCTAGAAATAAAGGTGAGATAATAAAAGATTTAAAAATAGATATGGAAAGACCTAGAGATAGAAAAGACGAAAAATATATAAACTACAAAGAAGAGCTTACAGCAATCCTTTCTGAATGTTATGGAGATAAAGAAGAATAA
- the saoD gene encoding DsrE-related protein SaoD: MKVAYIFNSTNTHKILDKMIIPQLETDSHVAEVAGMFFFMDNTLFLSKGNPIGERLSKIREKTGMILMACDQCAIERGIQDNLVDGATIGCFPNLYTCLGGAGIDQVITL, translated from the coding sequence ATGAAAGTTGCTTACATATTTAATAGTACAAATACACACAAAATATTAGACAAAATGATAATACCACAGCTTGAAACAGATTCACATGTTGCTGAAGTTGCAGGAATGTTTTTCTTTATGGATAATACTTTATTCCTTTCTAAAGGAAACCCAATAGGAGAAAGATTAAGTAAAATACGGGAAAAAACTGGTATGATACTTATGGCATGTGATCAATGTGCAATAGAAAGAGGAATACAGGATAATCTTGTAGATGGTGCTACAATTGGATGTTTCCCTAACCTTTATACTTGTTTAGGAGGTGCTGGAATAGATCAAGTTATAACATTATAG
- a CDS encoding cyclodeaminase/cyclohydrolase family protein yields MNIVDKSCVEFIEVLSSREPVPGGGGAAAFVGAIGVALGNMVANLTIGKKKYAEYEEEIKELLKEAKEIEAELLSMVDRDAECFMPLSQTYGLPTSTEEEREYKTKRMEVVLKQACEIPYKAAKVCFKAIKIHENIVDKSSRIVISDIGVGVQCLRACLLGSKLNVKINTKSMKDREYADKISKEVNEIVEEGIAICDQVFERVVEIMEE; encoded by the coding sequence TTGAATATAGTAGATAAAAGCTGCGTAGAATTTATAGAAGTTCTTTCTTCAAGAGAGCCAGTTCCTGGTGGGGGTGGCGCTGCTGCTTTTGTCGGAGCGATAGGTGTGGCACTTGGAAATATGGTGGCAAATCTTACAATAGGTAAGAAAAAATACGCAGAATATGAAGAAGAGATAAAAGAATTATTAAAAGAGGCAAAAGAAATAGAAGCAGAACTATTATCAATGGTTGATAGAGATGCAGAGTGCTTTATGCCACTATCTCAGACTTATGGTTTGCCAACATCGACAGAAGAGGAAAGAGAATATAAAACAAAAAGAATGGAAGTAGTATTAAAACAAGCTTGTGAAATACCTTATAAAGCAGCAAAAGTTTGTTTTAAGGCTATAAAAATACATGAGAATATAGTGGACAAATCTTCTAGAATAGTTATAAGTGATATAGGAGTAGGAGTTCAGTGTTTAAGAGCATGTTTACTTGGATCAAAGCTAAATGTAAAGATTAATACAAAATCTATGAAGGATAGAGAATACGCCGACAAGATTTCTAAAGAAGTAAACGAAATAGTAGAAGAAGGGATTGCTATATGTGATCAAGTCTTTGAAAGAGTAGTAGAAATTATGGAGGAATAA
- the hisJ gene encoding histidinol-phosphatase HisJ: MKDGHIHSHYCPHGTNDSFEMYIENAIKNGYDEISFTEHFPLPDGFVDPSPEQDSTPSVEAFERYLDEAEEMKHKYRNRIKINVGTEVDYLEGCEEQIKNNLEKYGKRLDDALLSVHNMKVCGEFVCIDYSPEEFKRIADLSGGVDKLYGKYYETVKKAIEANLGEYKPKRFGHLNLIRKFCKVFEYDYSEQDILIDIMKSLKENGFELDLNVSGTRKQYCGEVYVSGYLKELADKYGIKTVLGSDSHTAETIVSREEYEKFTK; encoded by the coding sequence GTGAAAGACGGTCATATACATTCACATTATTGTCCTCACGGGACAAATGATTCTTTTGAAATGTACATAGAAAATGCTATAAAAAACGGATACGATGAGATAAGTTTTACCGAGCATTTTCCATTACCAGATGGGTTTGTAGATCCATCTCCAGAACAAGATAGTACACCCTCTGTTGAAGCCTTTGAACGGTATTTAGATGAAGCTGAGGAAATGAAGCATAAATATCGGAATAGGATAAAGATAAATGTGGGTACAGAAGTAGACTATCTTGAAGGATGTGAAGAACAGATAAAAAATAATTTAGAAAAATATGGAAAGAGATTGGATGATGCTTTGCTTTCTGTACATAATATGAAGGTTTGTGGTGAATTTGTATGTATAGACTATAGCCCAGAAGAATTTAAAAGAATTGCTGATTTATCTGGAGGAGTAGATAAACTTTATGGTAAATACTATGAAACTGTTAAAAAAGCTATAGAAGCTAATTTAGGAGAGTATAAACCAAAGAGATTTGGTCATCTAAACCTAATAAGAAAATTCTGTAAGGTATTTGAATATGATTATAGCGAACAAGATATTTTAATAGATATAATGAAATCGTTAAAAGAAAATGGATTTGAACTTGATTTAAATGTTTCTGGAACTAGAAAGCAATATTGTGGAGAGGTATATGTTTCAGGATACTTAAAAGAATTAGCTGATAAATATGGAATAAAAACTGTTCTTGGTTCAGATTCGCATACAGCAGAAACTATAGTAAGTAGAGAAGAATATGAAAAATTTACTAAGTAA
- a CDS encoding ATP-dependent helicase, with the protein MNLDSLNENQLKAVEHIEGPCMVLAGPGSGKTRVITYRIANMVLNKNIPGARILAISFTKASSMEMKNRLMAISNDIRLSKVTCGTFHSVFFRMLRYFENLQLKSIVDDKEKRYAIKNIIKNLKIENTDDDDTITQIMTEISYIKNELMNPSDFNSDVLTRDDFTRVYSMYEGYKENVRKIDFDDMLIRTYYMLKEYPNRLDFVRNVYKYILIDEFQDINRVQFEIIRMIANPLNNIFAVGDEDQSIYGFRGARPDFLLEFEKYFGGTEKIFLDVNYRSKKEIIDISNSLIKNNLNRFEKTIKCASGEGASVRYIEPYDPEEEATFIAKEIQKKVQENDDEYSEYAVIYRTNIQSRALVDVFMNMRIPFSVKDSVVTIYSHWAICDIISYLKLALDPNRNMDWERIINRPLRYIPKVAISKAKASKNFIGCLMSECDLKKIQIRTLEELDIDMGYIKTLQPKYAISYIRSTLDYDRYILDYCQNRKIKPAGIIEIMNEFESSAVNFKTIKEFLDHIEMIKKKAEENTLNSQQDGVIFTTMHSAKGLEFENVYVIGASEGISPHEKTCDIEDDDKKESQIEEERRLMYVAVTRAKNNVCISSPKNRYSKKIQVSRFVKEMEDTNKRVKIKK; encoded by the coding sequence ATGAATTTAGATAGTTTAAATGAAAACCAATTAAAGGCTGTAGAGCATATAGAGGGGCCTTGTATGGTTCTTGCAGGTCCTGGTTCTGGAAAGACAAGAGTTATAACATATAGAATTGCAAATATGGTTCTTAATAAAAATATTCCTGGAGCTAGAATTTTGGCGATAAGTTTTACTAAGGCTTCATCTATGGAAATGAAAAATAGATTAATGGCAATATCTAATGATATTAGATTATCAAAGGTGACTTGCGGTACTTTCCACTCGGTGTTCTTTAGGATGTTGAGATATTTTGAAAATCTGCAGCTAAAAAGTATAGTCGATGACAAAGAAAAAAGATATGCTATAAAGAATATAATAAAAAATCTTAAAATAGAAAATACTGATGACGATGATACAATTACTCAGATAATGACTGAGATTTCTTATATAAAAAATGAGCTAATGAATCCTTCTGATTTTAATTCTGATGTACTCACAAGAGATGATTTTACAAGAGTATACTCTATGTATGAAGGTTATAAGGAAAATGTAAGAAAAATAGATTTTGATGATATGCTTATTAGAACATATTATATGCTTAAAGAATATCCAAATAGATTGGATTTTGTAAGAAATGTGTATAAATATATACTTATAGATGAGTTTCAGGATATAAATAGAGTACAGTTTGAGATTATAAGAATGATTGCAAATCCTTTAAATAATATATTTGCTGTTGGAGATGAAGACCAGAGTATTTACGGATTTAGAGGTGCTAGACCAGATTTTCTTTTAGAATTTGAAAAGTACTTTGGAGGCACTGAGAAGATTTTTCTTGATGTAAATTATCGCTCTAAAAAAGAGATTATAGATATATCAAACAGCTTAATTAAAAACAACTTAAATAGATTTGAAAAAACTATAAAATGTGCATCTGGAGAGGGTGCATCTGTTAGGTATATAGAGCCTTATGACCCGGAAGAAGAGGCTACATTTATAGCCAAGGAAATACAGAAAAAAGTACAAGAAAACGACGATGAGTACAGTGAATATGCGGTCATATACAGGACTAATATTCAGTCGAGAGCTCTTGTAGACGTTTTTATGAATATGAGAATCCCATTTAGTGTAAAGGACTCTGTGGTAACTATATACAGTCATTGGGCAATTTGTGACATCATATCATATTTAAAATTAGCATTAGATCCTAATAGGAATATGGATTGGGAGAGAATAATAAATAGACCTCTTAGATATATTCCAAAAGTAGCTATATCAAAGGCGAAGGCGTCCAAAAACTTTATCGGATGCCTTATGTCTGAATGTGATTTAAAAAAGATACAGATTAGAACTTTAGAAGAACTAGATATAGATATGGGATATATAAAAACTTTGCAGCCTAAGTACGCAATATCATATATAAGGTCTACATTGGATTATGATAGATATATTCTGGATTATTGTCAAAATAGAAAAATTAAGCCAGCTGGAATTATAGAGATAATGAATGAATTTGAAAGCTCTGCTGTAAATTTCAAAACGATAAAAGAATTTTTAGATCATATTGAAATGATAAAGAAAAAGGCAGAAGAAAATACTCTAAATTCGCAGCAAGATGGAGTAATATTTACCACAATGCACAGTGCAAAAGGGCTTGAATTTGAAAATGTATATGTAATTGGAGCAAGTGAAGGAATTTCTCCGCATGAAAAGACATGTGATATTGAAGATGATGATAAAAAAGAATCTCAGATAGAGGAAGAAAGAAGACTTATGTATGTAGCGGTTACAAGAGCGAAGAATAATGTTTGTATAAGTTCTCCTAAAAATAGATACTCAAAAAAAATACAGGTATCTAGATTTGTAAAAGAGATGGAAGATACAAATAAAAGAGTAAAAATAAAGAAGTAA